In the genome of Arvicola amphibius chromosome 2, mArvAmp1.2, whole genome shotgun sequence, the window AAGCACTTGCTCTGTGCCACATAGTACCAACAAGCTAAACTGCTTTTACATTCTCAGTGTCTGCAATGTCAAAAAAGGGGGTGGCTGCTCGTATTTGTTATAAGCCCACTCAGGCACACGGAAGAGGCTCAACAGTTACCTGCCTACTGGACTGGCTCACCACGAGGGCACagcctgggagaggagagaggctgaaGTGAGCGCTTTAGCCTTGAAGTCAGGTTATGCGGGCCGGGCCAGACGACAGGGCTGCTCCAGGCCGTCTCTCCCGCAGTTTTTGTGAAGCCGGAAGGGGAAGGCACAGGACGTTACACACAGGCACTGCATTTGAATTCCCATAGCCCGAGTCCACCGTTTGCGCAGGCTTACCTCGTCGGTGAAGACAAGGTTCTTCTGGGAACTcccaaaatatttaaatgatctcatgcatatgtatatatacaaacagaCTGGTGCCCAGAGCCTGGGTTGAACTGTGGCTGCGATTATCAactgccgccgccgcctccttCTAGTCCTCAAGGGATGAAACTCAGGGGCCAATCGGGAAGGACCGTCAGGAAGGCAGCGGGCGGGCATCACCCACTCTTGGAGTTGTCCTTGAGTGGCCATTTTACACGACTGTGTAAAAGCGTGTGCAGCTGAAGCgggcagaaagggagagggatggTCCCGACCCCAATCTCAAAGTCCCACCTTCCGCTGCGGTCGCGTGCTGGAGGCTCAGCCCACCTCCAGGGGCTGGAAGAGGACGGCGGAGGGGAAGGGCTGGTGGAGGTCCCTGGGGAGTGAGGGGGCTCGGGGTACCTGGAGTCGAACTTCTGGCCGTCGAGGAAAGTTCCCACGTAATGGTAGCGCACGAAGTCGCCGCTGCGCACGGTGCGCGGACACTCGTCCGGCACGAAGCGCCGCTCGATCTGAAGCTCGGAGCTCACACCCAGGCCCGCCACGGGTGCCGCCTGCCCGGTCACCCAGAGCAGCAGCAAGAGCAGCGACCGGGGTCGCCAGCCCCGAGCCCCGAACGCCATCGCACGGCCTGGACTGGAGGGGCGAGGAGCAAGGCTGGGCGCGCCGCAGCGTTGCAAACGTGGAAAGGGCTCCCGGCTAGCCCCGGGCCGCAGCGCCCGCCCCCCGCCGCCCGCGTCCGCCCCCAGCCGGGCCGAGGGGAGGAGCCGCGCCCTAGCGGAGGGGCGCGGGGCTCCcgggacttcctctgccttccccgaGTCCAGAAGCCCGAAGAAGACCGCAACGACCGCCAGGCCCTGCGCCTGATCCCTGTAGGTCCCAAGAGACGGTTTGGAAACTCCTACGTGGCAGCGGATCCAGTTTCCCCTTTGCTGatctgggaaaggaaggaaacttgagtctttttaaaacttagttaCTGGAGTACACTCAGTAAACAGGCTGGGACTATCCCTCGGGATGTCTTTGAGTTGCTGTGAACTAATGTGGTCCCAGGACAGCGTGTGTGTAGGCTTTCACTAGCTCCTCAGTAGTTAAATGCATCCTCGATTTATTAAAACTTTGAAATATTAGACGTCACTAATTTAACTCGTTTTCTTAACTCGTTTTGAATGTTAACAAATAATCCAGGTCCCAAAACCTAGTCAAGACAtcaacaaaagaggaaaaataaacaacGGGAACCAAACaagttttttgtttaaaaagaaaaaaaagccctaaaCCTGAGTGAGCTGAGAGTTTCGGAGACATCTGCAAACTGGAGAGAAAATAGGATACTTACGGAAAGTATAGAGCTAATTAGAGTCCAGCGACCTAAGAAACCATATGTggccctcaaaaaaaaaaataggtgttaGTTTTtctagtgtttaaaaaaaaaatcggtGTGTCCTAAATTAAGTTACAGGCtaaaggacagaggaaaaaagaaatccatactAACTAAGCTCCATGctaaatcaacaaagaaaaagaaatgctccACACTCCTTCCCTGGACCCTGAAGATCAAGACCACATCTAATTCTGCTTCTATAATCAAGCAACCCGAGAGTCAACCAAAACCTTTCTTTACTCCAGGCTATTTGAGATTCTGAGAAGGCCTTTCTTACCTAGGGTCCATTACCAAGCATTCGTAAAAcaagagttcaatccccagcacgcACATATATTCACAGTCATCGGATTTTCGACAAAGACAGCAAGAACACACATTGGATGAAGGACCATTTCTTCTGTGAATGGTGCCAGGGAACTGAATATTCTTGCGTGCAGAAAGAACTAGAAATCTATCTCTTGCTGTACACAAAGGTCAATTCAAAATGGGTCAAAGACTCAAATGTAAGCCATGAAACTACTGGGAGAAAGCatggggaaggggctggagagaaggctcaatagttaagagcaccggctgcgcTCTGGCGCAGGAGCTGAATTCAATGACCAGCACCCACTTGGCtactcacaactctctgtaactccagctccaggggatccaaggccctcttctggactaTTTGGACACTGTAGATATGGTACAGAGACatagatgcagacaaaacacccatttggacacacaaattaaatatttttttagctggcattaaaaaaacaataaaacaagctTTTCCTCTGCTGCCGCCAAGGTGCTCGGTCCTTCTGAGGAAGCTAAGGCCGTGTTGGGGTGAGGCCCTCACTTCATCCGGCGACTAGCACCGTGCCGGCAGTCCGCAACATGGCCTCCGTCCAGTCTGCAACATGGCCTCCGTCTCTGAGCTCGCCTGCATCTACTCCGCCCTCATCCTCCACAACGGACGACACCACAAGGTGACGGTCACGGAGGATAAGATCAGTGCCCTCATTAAAGCAGCTGGTGTCAGTGTTGAACCTTTCTGGTCTGGCTTGTTTGCAAAGGCCCTGTCCAATGTCAACATTGGGAGCCTCATCTTCAATGTAGGGGCTGGTGGGCCTGCTCCAGCAGTCAGAGCCGCACCAGCAGGCGGTCCTGCCCCCTCCACCGCTGCTGGCCCAGCTGAGGAGAAGAAAgtggaagcaaagaaggaagaatcCGAGGAGTCTGATGACGACATGGGATTtggtcttctggtctctgaaggcaccatgcacacaaatggtgcacagacatacatgcagacaaaacaaccatacacataaaatttctaaaaatatgtaaTGAAGTATGACTTTAACTCCGTTAGAATGGCTGTCACCAGACAAAAGCATGCTGTGATTTGTGGGAACAGAAGCTTCTCACATTCTTTtcgttttggtttggttggtttttttctggtttttcaagacagagttttcctgtgtacccctggctgtcctggaactcactttgtagaccaggctggccttgaactcaccaagatccacctgcctttgcctccgagtgctgggattacaggtgtgtaccaccactgcctggcttccatcTCACATTCTTAATGAAAGTGTAAATTAGTATCGCAGTTTTGGAAAATAGGAGGTTACTGAAAATCTAGAAGTGGAACTACCATCTGAGGTGAGTCAGGAAGTACTGTTCATAATCAAGTTCCTGCGAAGCCTCAAGCAGTAAGATTAAAGTTCAAGACCTGCTGGGGCTACAGAAGAATTCAAGTCTGGCCTAAGCCACTTAGCAGGATGCTGTCTCATGTCAAAAGTCAGGAAGATCATTGGGCtatggctcaatggtagagcacttagtACAATCTCCAGTACTACAGGAAGGAGGATAAATATCCTATGATCCAGACATTCCACACTGagtatataaacaaaagaattgAAATCCCAGTTTTAATGAGACGCTTGCACTAGCATGTTTATTGCAGCATgctttaaaagaatgaaatgacGTCATTTGAAGAAACATGGATGGATCCAACGGAGCATTACATTAGGAAAGCAAATCAGACAAAGAAGGACACAGACCACATGTTCTTGAAGTAGAAAGTAAACGGTTCATCTCAAAGTTGGAaatatggagtgtgtgtgtgtgtgtgtgttgtgtgtgtgtgtgttagtgcatgTCTAACCTGTCAAAGGCCTTGGGTCCTAGACCCagcagaaagaaaggggaaaggaggaaaaaaaaagaaggaggaagaggagaaggagaggaaagggaggtcACCAGAGCCTGAAAAGAACTGGAAAGAGGATGTTAATGGGCCAGAAATGGTTGAAAGGACACGTAATAAATTCAGATATTTTATAACagagatttttaaactttttctacACAGGATCCCTTTCACTCTAATACATAAAATAGGTATATAAATCAAACGTTTGCTGATGTTAAAAcacaaaaagttttattttaaaacaattctttaatgtgtatttttaccatttattagAAATGAAACCAAGTTTATGAAACAATGAGATGTATATAATTGCTTATTTTTACACGAAGAATTAATCCTGACTGAATAGTTGATACTGCAGGACACAAAGCAACATCAACATTTTTCAGAGCTAAAGTGACATTTTGATGTTTAAGTCTTCAATGCTAAGAACACCCTTGGGATAAACACATGCATTCTACAATATAGTAGAAGCCTGCCTAGGGTCATTTTGGAAATTCTGCTCTAATCATAAACCGAAAttcattgaatatttttatataaaactcaAAAATTATCAACAGCaatatattgttttgttgttttattttgttttatgacatGGGgtcttctgatcttcctgcctccatcttcccagtgctgagattacagacaagCAGCACCATGCTTGACTCAAAAGTCGTTTCTTAAAATCAagcattcttttttaattctttgacaattttactATATGTTTATAATGAGCTTTGATCAGACCCTCCCATCATCCTCTTTTATCTCaatcccctcccctttcttcttcccaagtcCCACACCACCacactccgtgtgtgtgtgtgtgtgtgtgtgtgtgtgtgtgtgtgtgtgtgtgtgtgatgtgtgttggGAGTATAGGTGCACTCAACTgaatttaattagggttgcttctGTGAGCACGGACAACCTATCAGTGGCTCCACCACTGACAATATGATTCCCCCTTCTCCAGTGTAGTGCGAACCTAGTAGAGTCATTGTTATCTAGGGTAAACAGTAGAACAAAAGAGTTGTTTTTCATTGTATCTAgggtaaaaattaaaatgagatagTTGTTTTCTAGAAGTACTTAGACCTTGAAGAAATCATTGTGGAAA includes:
- the LOC119807334 gene encoding 60S acidic ribosomal protein P1-like, which produces MASVSELACIYSALILHNGRHHKVTVTEDKISALIKAAGVSVEPFWSGLFAKALSNVNIGSLIFNVGAGGPAPAVRAAPAGGPAPSTAAGPAEEKKVEAKKEESEESDDDMGFGLLVSEGVFHPLDDFGHKTILAHLECLTLLDTAKTAP